The Rhododendron vialii isolate Sample 1 chromosome 3a, ASM3025357v1 nucleotide sequence AGGATGTTGagatggatgtgtggtaagactaggagagatagaattagaaacgaAACTATTTGGGAGATGGTAGGAGTTGTACGGTTGTACCTATACAGGGTAAGTTGGGAGAAAATatattaaggtggtttggacatatGTACAATAGAATTGCAGACGCAGTAGTTATGAAGAGTGACATTGTAGTAGTGGATAGTAGGGCtaggggaagaggaagacctAAACAAACTTTGGATGCCGTGATACGGAGGGATTTGGTCTTACTAAATCGAAGTGAACAGATAGCCCTGCCTCAAGggaaaaataggattcatgtagccgaccccaattgattaggACACAAgactcagtttggtttggttagaaTACTAAGAACTGTATTTACCAGTGGACTTTAAAGGAGACTCTTGAAGTTTTGGTAGTGGCAGCAACGGGATCCCCTGGAAAAGTAAACAGACTTGTAAAATAATGGGCTCTAGAGAGAGTGTTTTTTTCAACATTTGTATTGTATGCATGTTTTTGAATTGATATGATAAAGAATCTAAAAGAGGGTGCCTCCATTTGCACATCATCTGTGTGCACTTACGATTATTTACCTAACTTCAGAAGCAATGAGACAATAGAAATGTACCAAATAGCTCACTCAATATATTGACATGAATGTCCAGAAAAACTTTTCGGAAAAGCCACTCAACCTGATAGTCCCTAGATTTAAAGTTGATGTCTGCTACTTCTGCCAAATATTGACTGCCGTTTTCATTTGGCTGGAGAAAAATAGAACTCTCATATCAGTAGACTCAGTACTTGTCTACTTGACTGTACAACTTACTAATGCAAGTTCTCTTTTTGTGTATGGGTTCCATACCTCTTAGATTGAAGCTTTGGTGATTTTTAAATTGATATGAGAAAGATTGTGCTTGTGGGCATATCCATTTATCCCTAATGCAGTGTGCTGAACCAAAACGTTGATTATTTCTCCCAAGATCTTCTAGTTTCTCCAAGATGTTTATCAAACTCTAAGATGCAGTGAACTCATAGAATATGGATAGCATTCATATTTTTGTGTTGGGTATGTGATTTTTTACTTGCCGGTGTGCATGATTGTTGAGATTGAAGATTTATTGATGATTCATTCAGAATCAGGTTAGGAATGAATGTATGGATGCATTCATCCACAGGATCAATTTCTTTAATTTGCTTAACTGCGCTCAATGTTGGGTTGTTCTGAGatatttgtcttttttcttaGGACTGTTGGCCTAACTTGTCCCACATGGATGACGATTATTCTATGTTGTAGGAAAACTTTCTGTTGAGGGGAAAATATATCACAAATTTGACATGAAACCTCATAACGAAAACATCGAGCAGTACGGGAAACTTTGCCGTGAAAGGACAAAGAAGTATATGACAAAAAATAGACAGATACAGGTGTCCTTGTATAACTTTTCCGGTTTGTGTACTACGTATATGGAGTCTAGTTTCTTCTTCCagtcctaattttttgaatcctCTTTCAGGTGATTGACAATGATAATGGAACACGTATGCTGCCCCTGCCAGGGATGATTGGTTTGAAGGCCTCTGGACCCAGTGTACTTATTCCAAGTTAtccttttaaaaattttggCAATCTTTTCATGATTCCTTCGTTTCTTACTTGTGGCCCTGTGGGTATACTTTTGGCCCACTGGACAGCGGCATGGGTTGAGTAGATTGGCCTTCTTTTTCTTCGTTCTTGTATGCATATAGGGTGAATATCTAAATTCTTACCATCTATCCTTACGGtgtcttctcttttcttctagGATAAAAAGAAAGTACCAGCAAAGGGGTCAGACATGAAAAGAACCAGAAGGGACCGTGGAGAGATGGAAGAGATTATGTTTAAGCTTTTTGAGAGGCAACCAAACTGGACCTTGAAACAACTGCTTCATGAGACAGACCAACCTGAAGTatgttacttgattttttggatttttttggctCTTTTCTTCCCTGGATTACTCATGGAGTTTCACTTCTCTAATCACAATTGCATTCTTCCAATGTCGTCTATAAGTCTGCCAAGATTTACAGCACAATACGCTATTGGTATCAGAACTTGAACCCCATATATCTTAGACACATCCCAGTACTTCTAGTTACAATCGAAAAGTTAATATGCTGGTGTATATTACCTTGGGAATGGCATCTTGTAGTAAGAATAATTGCTGATGTAGGATGCATAAAGATAACAATACCATTacttaaagcatccaactcaaaatcaattggcaatgagtaaaGAGGCCgccccaggctcatatactagttctTGGAGAAGATAATTAACTGATGTGAGACAAACTCTAACACTCcgcgcacgtgcgaccccctgcttgcacgtggagaggtcaacaaacaATCCATAACACATGGATCCCAACAAATAACGATGCACTTAAGGcacaaacaaaggaaaaaaaaaattttgaaaccctaactctgataccatgttaaagcatccaactgaAAATCagttggcaatgagtggagaggccacccatATACTAGTTTGTGGATgaaataattaaccgatgtgagacaaactccaacaattaCGTTTTTTTAAGACTTTTAAAGACCTTGACAAAATGAAACtagttttggtattttttttgggtgtgatttGATGGTTTTCTTTAAGTACAACATCTTTCAATCTGAATGATGTTTCCCTTTTCCAATTCTTGCTATTTTTAGGTCATGGATTTGTGGAGGGGTTTACCATGGGAATGCAAACTAATAGGGATATTTATTCTTCAttcatttcattattttcttAACTTTTCTTTCCCTCAAATCAATTCCTATACAAATCTAAAGATAACAAAACCTCCAGGTAGTGAATAAAATTTGTAAGTTAATTCAGAGGATAGCGAGAAATCCAGAAATCACCCTGGTCTTTATCGTCAAAGTATCATAGTTATAGAATGAAAAATCCATTATTATGCAGCTGTGTGTTTTGATCTGATATCTAAACAATCAAAAATTTATGCTCTCACTTGGTTTCTTTGCAGCAATTTCTGAAAGATTTGCTCAAAGATCTTTGTGTTTACAACAACAAGGGCATTCATCAAGGTACTTACGAGCTCAAGCCAGAATACAAGAAATCTGTGGGGGAGCCAGAATCCGTCTAGCTGCTACGATGTCCAACTCCTAATCGAAGGATCTCATGTGTTGATCACACAGTCCTTATTCTGTATCTTAGCTGATTCTGCTCTCTCTTTGGACATAATTCAAGGTAATGCACAGTCTCAGTGCATGGGAAGTGGCTGACCAGAAAGACATGGAGCTTCTTTGCTGATCTAGCTTAGTTTAGGATTTCCTTCACTGCTGCATAAGAAGAgtccttttgtttctttgctAATCATGCAGTTTTTTGTCTATATGttggttttttaaaaacaaggtTTTTGAACTTATTGTCAACATAATGAAAAAGGTTCAATGCTTTGTTTTGAGGATATTCATGTTGCAATTAATAGTAGGCCACTGGCTTTTTGTAACTATGTTCTTGGTGGGGTTGGAATCAGGCTATGGCTCACTCCTGTTT carries:
- the LOC131318748 gene encoding uncharacterized protein LOC131318748 isoform X1, encoding MDEQSKYSSGQLETSKSERAVWLMKCPPVVSRSLQCPPPLPFDAASSSSSISSGPVAKVVVSIDPLLPIDDPSSRQFTMELAATESGNLPKCYSMDMSTDFVPMSVFSESSQGKLSVEGKIYHKFDMKPHNENIEQYGKLCRERTKKYMTKNRQIQVIDNDNGTRMLPLPGMIGLKASGPSVLIPSYPFKNFGNLFMIPSFLTCGPVGILLAHWTAAWDKKKVPAKGSDMKRTRRDRGEMEEIMFKLFERQPNWTLKQLLHETDQPEQFLKDLLKDLCVYNNKGIHQGTYELKPEYKKSVGEPESV
- the LOC131318748 gene encoding uncharacterized protein LOC131318748 isoform X2, with the protein product MDEQSKYSSGQLETSKSERAVWLMKCPPVVSRSLQCPPPLPFDAASSSSSISSGPVAKVVVSIDPLLPIDDPSSRQFTMELAATESGNLPKCYSMDMSTDFVPMSVFSESSQGKLSVEGKIYHKFDMKPHNENIEQYGKLCRERTKKYMTKNRQIQVIDNDNGTRMLPLPGMIGLKASGPSDKKKVPAKGSDMKRTRRDRGEMEEIMFKLFERQPNWTLKQLLHETDQPEQFLKDLLKDLCVYNNKGIHQGTYELKPEYKKSVGEPESV